One Nicotiana tabacum cultivar K326 chromosome 23, ASM71507v2, whole genome shotgun sequence genomic window, CAATAGGACATTTTTTCTATCTTACCGGAGGAATACtgggatccaagcttagcttgtgtaCAACCACTTCCGGCGGGATACCTGATATATCCGCATGTGACCACGCAAAATAATCGACATTAAGTTTAAAAAATTCAATAAATCTAGACCTGAGTTCGGGGTGCAGTCCTGTCAccaagtggaatttcctctcCAAGAAGTTTTTGAATAATGCTACAGTCACAAATTCTTCCGTTGTGGACTTTATTGCGTCCCTCTCTTCTGGTACCTGGATATACCTTGGTACTTGATAGGATTCTAACGCCCCTTCCCCTGGTTGACTTCGCTTGGCTTAGGAACAAATGCCGGCTCATGTAATTGCTATGTTGtatgctccttccctttgctacagGAGACTAAGATTGTATTTATCTCCCTTGCTACCGGTTGGTCACTCTTATTTGTTTAACTTCCTCGGGAGTTGGAAATTTCAGCAAATGATGATATATTGATGGCACAGCCTTCATTTCGAGCAACCACGGTCTCCCAAAATGATATTGTAACCCATATCGTCGTCCACCACCTAAAAAAGGGTCGTCTTCATCACCCCCTCGGCATTCGTGGGCAGCAAGATCTTTTCCCAGGTTGTCATGCTTGCCAGATTGAACCCGACGAGGAGTTTTGTGGCCGGAATGATACTTCTAGTGAGCTTGACTTGCTCCAACACGCTCCATTGGATAATATTGGCCAAATTTCCTGGATAAACCataacacgtttaattttaaaatctaagacatttaGAGAGATTACTAGGGCATCATTATGCGGTAGTAGCAATCCACCCTCGTCTTCCTCCGTAAAAGTAATGTCGTCTTCAGTACCTTCCCGGAGTCATTTGCCGTAGGTCACTGATACCTTAGTAATTATCGTCGCCGAAAATGTAACCccattaatctcgttccccccgaaaatcatgttgatcgtcagGCGTGGGGGATCTTCTTCTACTTTTGAAGGTTCTGCACTATCACGATTGCGACCATAGTTGTTTTTAGCCCGGTCTCTTAAATATTCCCTGAGATGGTTGTTTTCAGCAATGTCGCCACCTCTTTACGCAGATGCTGGCAGTCCCCGGTCTGGTGACCGTTTGTCCCGTGGTATTTAcaccacaaattaggatccctctgATCGGGATCAGATTTTATTGACTTCGAAAACtgtgcttctttaatgttcctcatagccgATACCAGCTCCACTACGCTGACGTTGAAGTAGTATTTAGAAAGCCTGGGGTAGGAACAATCTTGAGAACCTGGCGTTTCCTTGTTCTGTAATGACCAGTTATTTCGGCAACTATCGGTTCTCTTATCGGTAGCGAATATGTACGCCGATCGGAAACCTTTGCCACGTCCTTCGGCCCATTCATATGGCGAATATTAACTCCTCGAAGACCGTCGATCTGTATCAAAAGCGTCTtttgatttctctttattcttctcccgaTCCCGACCCTTAACCGACGCCAAAAAACTGAGCTGACCATCTTTAATCCTTAGTTTTGACTCGTACCGGTATTGAACATTCGCCCAAGTTGTTTCCTCAAACTCGAGCAAACTTTCTTTCAACTTGCAGGAAGTGTTGGAACTTCTCGGATTCAGACCTTTGGTGAATACTTCGACCGCCCATTCGTCCGGAACGGCTGGTTAGCAACATCCTTTCTTTTTGGAACCTGGTTACGAACTCCAGCAGCAACTCAGACTCTCCTTGCACAATCTTGAATATATCAGCCTTTCGAGCCTGTACGTTTTTGGCCACAGTAtcggccttgatgaaagaatccacgagcatctcaaaggattctatggaatgctcgggcaaAAGCGAATACCACGTCAGGGCTCCTTTCGTAAGAGCCTTTtcgaattttttcaacaaaacagactcaatctcgtATGGACCAAAATCATTCCCATTCACTGTCATTGTATAGGTACTGATATGCTCCCAAGGATCCaaagtcccatcatacttcggCACGTCTGGGATTTTAAATCGCTTCGGGATCAGTTCTGGTGCCGCGCTTGGTTTGTGCGGCAATTATATGTACTTCTTTGAGTCCGTCCCTTTCAGCACGGGTGGTGCACCCAGAATTTGATTCATTCGGGTATTTACTTCCCTCATAAATTGCATAAGTTCAATTTTAAAGGGATCACTCACGTTGTTGTGACCGGATCTGTTCCCCCGGCCCCATCGTAGCCGACCTCACCCCTCGGGatgttgttgtcgaccctctgcgCCATTTGGTTTACGGGAGCATTAGGAAGAATTGGGCCTCACCCATTCACGTTTTTATAAACGTCCGACAATGCCTGCTTCAGTTCCGTCATGACCTTATCCTGCAGTGTGAGGTGGCCTATAATGGCTTCATGTTGCTTTTGCAAGACCCCGACTGCTTCGACAACGTGCTCTTCTTCAACATCATTAGGAGTTTCCTCCCGAACATGTCGCGGATATCGGTCACCGTGGACCGGCGTGGCCTCGTTCCCCTCGTTGTGGGTATCACTGATTGAATTCTCGCGCTGAGATtgatttccttgggcctcaacGTTTTCTGTattgttaacaccattatctgtcatttttaatgatttttgctaagaacaaagaatcacacaagttagtaacagATGCAGGTATCAATTCAATTACACGACTGTCtatgccccacggtgggcgccaaattatttactCGTAAAACTATACATATGAATTTGTACATAGTTTATAGGCAAGTAAATTAgtttgatccaaaaataatagatgaattagacAGAAATATAAGACTTAGCCTTAGAATTGAAATAGACGACAAATATCTTGGTTTGGGGGCGCAGAGCTACCGGGAGTAATAAGAACAATACAAATAAGCAATAAAGTAAAATGTAATTGAGCTTTTGATAGAATATAGTGTAtgcttgtcagaaaattcgtgtcctttacaatgataatagagctcattatttatagttgcacctagggaataAAGTCCTAAGATTAAGCCCATCTTTAATgataattatgagggccattgtaGGATGTGTAACGGTGGgcagtgaatgccatattctTTGTAACGGATCATGCACTTAATGCTGtaaaatattcttcattgaatgctactGGATGACAACATTAATTTTGTTGCTATGAGTATCATTCTCTCCGGTGACAAGCAAGATCATTGCCTTCAGGTTTAGCTATCTTCTGTCTTCGGTTCCACGTGTCGCTTTCTCATGCgatcattaaatatgaacatattttacccaatacaatataatatttcaattatattttaaatcttgtataattaaattTCTGATTGGTGTATAATTTTATATCTACTATAGAATGGAATAACAATACATGTATTAATTAAAACAGTATTAAACACCAAAAAACAATATTACCTTTGTCTTTTCCTCAAACCCATCATCAACACCTTTTCAATTTTAttaagtaatatatatatatatatatatatatatatatatatatatatatatatatatatatatatatatatatatagagagagagagagagagagagagagagagagagagagagagagagagagagagagagagagagagaatttatGCATTACTAATCCctgtataatttgttttcaaatgaAACGGTGGTTTATGTTATGTATAACCTAAATCCATTAACAATAGTTACTCTATAGAGAGAGCAATCTATGCTCTGTGCATTGACaatgtagaattattaatttTCAACATAAGTTGACTTAATTCTCAATACTAAAATGGTAACATAGAAAATAGAGTAATAATTTGCTAAAATCAAATAAATTGTATATTGATAGTATAAAAGGTCTGTTAGTATATATAAGTGGAAGTACTCTTCTTTAGGGCGTGCTTCCAACTACGAAGAGTTTATATTATCCTTGATGTTgtatggagagagagagagagaaaaaaagttgGGTTTAAAGGGGTTATCAATTGCCATAACCCATATGGTCCATCACCATTTCACCAGTATGGCTTTATATAGGTGGTCCTCTCCCTCTCTATTATAGACTGTCTGCCTCAAGCAACCAGCCAATCCTGAGAAAGGGATACGTCTTCGCTGTGACCCCCGCCCCCCAAAATCCCCCCATCCCGACACCTTTCTCTTCCCTAACTGCTCTCTTTTTCCCTAAGAAATTAGACTCGTTGGCATTCTTGTAAAGGGAATACAAAATTTCAAGCTTGGAAAACCTTTTTTTGCATATTCATATAGTAGTAAAAGACCAGAGGAGACCTGGTCCCCGATCTAATTCACTAGTACATTATCCCGTTCTGTACCCAACTAGATGGAACTCTTGTCCTAGCAATAATATTACGTGAGCGCTTGAAAGcagctaattaattaattacggCAACTATAATAATTCATTATTAAAGAATAGAGTATGTGTCTTATAGCTAGTGAGACTTATTAATTAGCACTTGTGAATTGTGAAATTTGTGATATATGGAGTAATTATTTTTAATGAAAGTAGTAGGTACTCCCCTAGCAGCCTATGAAGGAGTAGGATCAACTCCACTCTTATTGCCACATGCATAGACTAATTAATTAGCATCGTacggatttatttatttatgtgtaGTGACAGCAAGTCAATAATCCAAAGCCTGCTTAATTAATGAATATGATAATGCTAGTTGATGTCTACGTCCTTGCAGCTTAATAATAATATACTTAGACCAAATGGGTAACCCCATTTGCAAattaaaatattactactaaCTAACTACgataaataattaaatactacTGTGATTCTGATAATGTTCATAACCGCACAGCAACTATCTCCAAATTTTAATGCCTACTCACAATAATACGCCGCCCCTccccaaattaaagaaaaaatacaaaagaaacaaaaattaaaaagaaaagatgaGGCTAGCTAGTCGGAAAAATATTAGACACTCGTGGTTTACGAAACAACTGGCTTTGTCGTGGGCCTAAATGCAATGCTAAAAGAAAATACTAGTAATACTAGACTATGTCACTAGTTGTGAGTCTATGGATAAAATACTTTAATACAGAAAAGAAtagcataaaaaattattgtcctaaaaaaatattttctattctctaaccaaatactaaaaaatatttttggaaaattttttttcactcaccaattaaacaaaaaaaaataagttataaaatcacttattttccatgaaaatatttttctcttgccAAACAAACCGTAAGAGTATGGAATTGCAATTTTATTTGGATGCTACCACCCATCCCAATCTGATACAAGGACGAGTTCACATGAACCCAACCAGATAATTCGTGGGTCCCTCGAGAGTCCACCCTTATACTCCGACTCGCGGAGGGGTGCGGGTAGGTATGAATTAAATTACTTAAAGAGACACGCACTCTTCAGCGAACGAACTAGGAAATAGGAAATAGGAACTAGAAACTAGGACAAGAGTGATGGTAGAGTGATGAAAGCCCTTCACTTTTAATCAAAATATTGTGATTTCGAGTCATCCCAAGTGTAAGGAGGGGAGTTTTTGGAGAGAGGAAGGCGAGGATATATCAAAAACAGCCTCTCTAATCCAGGAtaaggataaggtctgcgtacacaataccctccccagacccaccATTAAGATTACcgtggttgttgttattgttgataaccAGGAACCAGGAAGGAAAGAAAGTCTGAAAGGGAATAATTTCAATGAAATTTAGCTAACTTAAAAAAGAAGATTCCACGGAACTACCCCACTAAGACAAATTACCCACTTACTTGTAATCAATTCTCTCCCCCTCTCTATATCTCACACAAACGAAAAGGTCAACAgctagaagaaggaggagaagggATGCGCTTTTGAATCGTCTTCTCTGACTCTGGGAATGGGTGTTGGTGGGCTGATTATGAGAGTCATCACCTCTATGAGTCCTCCTGGTCAAACAAGAAATCACTCACCCTCATTTGCTTTCTAGTTTCTGTATTCTAGCTAGCTATTTATGTCTAATGGGAAGCTGCAACTCTTTCAACCCTAGTTCCAGTAAACCACACTCCCCCTCAGAGTCAGATTCTGTTGTATCAATAACCACAAACCATAATTCTGGACTCAATCCCATTTTATTTTAGTGAGGTTTCGCTcatgtttttgttttttggggGGTTTGTTTCCTATCTCTCTAATTAGATCCACGCCTTGGACAAGTGCGGTAGGTCGTGGACGGTGCATGCTGATCTCTTAGATCATGAATTTCTTATGAGGTGGACGTGGCTTCAATGATCAAGGCTCCACAAAATTTACATGCCCATtttctcattcttcttcttcctcccagAAGATTCTAGCTCCTTTCTCCTATCAGTAGCAGCAGAGAAGCATCAAAGAAGTTGGTTAAGCAGCAGCAGCACCCACCACGCTAGCTAATAATGGTGAAGACGTAGTACTGAGGTCGTTATGATGGATGGATACTCCCCCTACCGTAAATCATTGTGAGGGCGACACTGATGAACATCATCATAGTCATCATCACAACCTTGTGGATCTTGGGGTTGGTGCAACTGCTAATTCCATGGCGCTGATTGAGAGAGAACACATGTTCGATAAGGTAGTCACTCCCAGTGACGTCGGCAAGCTCAATCGGTTAGTCATCCCCAAACAGCACGCCGAGAAGTATTTCCCTCTTGATTCCTCCTCCAACGAGAAAGGCCTCCTCCTCAATTTCGAAGACACAAACGGAAAGCCCTGGCGGTTCAGATATTCCTACTGGAATAGCAGCCAAAGCTATGTCATGACCAAAGGTTGGAGCCGCTTTGTCAAGGAGAAGAAGCTCGATGCTGGGGATATTGTCTCTTTTCAGCGCGGAGTAGGTGAATTAGGCAAAAATCGTCTCTTCATCGACTGGAGGCGCCGTCCAGATGCCCCGACCGACCATCTCCACACCCACTTCATGACTCATGTGCCGCTTTCACAACATTTCTCTAATAATTTCCAGTACCGCTCCAATATTAATCATCAATACCCAGCTGCTTGGAATCATCCGCTCTTTTTGCAGCCAGACCATTCACCTTTACATTCCCGTCCTGCCGGCAGCATGTCTTATCAGCAGCAATATAGCTACAGCGCCTATGGAATTGGGAACAGTCTTAATTACTACGATACAACTAGTAATTTCAACAACATGGCTAGCAGTAGAATCGTGGTAAATGGAAACCCTTGTCCGAGCGGGTCAGTAGTTTATCTCAGAACGGGATCAGTTGCCCAAGTCCCACAACAGGAGGTTGGATTAATGAAGCAAATGCAAAGaggtagcagtagtagtagtattgTTGGTGAAGGGAGTGATAGGCTTGTGGAGCCAATGGTGTTCGACTCGGTACCGGTTGTCCAAGGCAAGGCAGCACCAAAGCGACTCAGGCTGTTCGGCGTGAATATGGACTGTCCCGTCTCAGACTCGGATGAATCATGTGACATGTCCTCCTCATCCTCCTCCTTGCCTACAACAACTTATTCTCATACTCCCCAATTTTCAACCTCAACTCCTTCGCTCCAATTTAGGACTTTTAACAACTATGATGATGCCAAGCCGCTTCAAACAGCACCCACCGACGAAGAATCGTCCGGCAAAGGCAAGGAATCCATGTCCTTGGATTTGGAAATTTGATCATGATTTCTAATTCCCCAACAAAGGGGTTCTTCATCACGATGTGTCCATATGGCATGTACGGTCCGTTATGTGTCCTAATATATGGCATCCTGAGAAAGACAATTAAATGTCATTGCAAAGTCACAACAGAGTTGGTGTTCGCTTTTCAAAATGGAAAATGAGCAAATGTGTTCAAGTTGAATTTGTGCATAATACTCTAATAGAGATGTTGA contains:
- the LOC107829012 gene encoding B3 domain-containing protein Os03g0120900-like — translated: MDTPPTVNHCEGDTDEHHHSHHHNLVDLGVGATANSMALIEREHMFDKVVTPSDVGKLNRLVIPKQHAEKYFPLDSSSNEKGLLLNFEDTNGKPWRFRYSYWNSSQSYVMTKGWSRFVKEKKLDAGDIVSFQRGVGELGKNRLFIDWRRRPDAPTDHLHTHFMTHVPLSQHFSNNFQYRSNINHQYPAAWNHPLFLQPDHSPLHSRPAGSMSYQQQYSYSAYGIGNSLNYYDTTSNFNNMASSRIVVNGNPCPSGSVVYLRTGSVAQVPQQEVGLMKQMQRGSSSSSIVGEGSDRLVEPMVFDSVPVVQGKAAPKRLRLFGVNMDCPVSDSDESCDMSSSSSSLPTTTYSHTPQFSTSTPSLQFRTFNNYDDAKPLQTAPTDEESSGKGKESMSLDLEI